The Raphanus sativus cultivar WK10039 chromosome 2, ASM80110v3, whole genome shotgun sequence genome includes a region encoding these proteins:
- the LOC108841040 gene encoding CLAVATA3/ESR (CLE)-related protein 45 gives MLGYSTRMMLCLLVCIGLLSDNRYKVSALGNRAFFLRQIQGEEAGVVEPGEIAKLRSIDIHSRDNREGQGMLSGNRRILEEVNKNKVRSEKIQQAQKDQTKDSFQSNKRRVRRGSDPIHNKSQPLS, from the coding sequence TGCTTTGTCTTCTTGTCTGCATAGGATTACTATCAGACAACAGATATAAGGTCTCAGCCTTGGGAAATAGAGCGTTTTTCCTCAGGCAAatacaaggagaagaagctggagTTGTTGAGCCAGGTGAAATTGCTAAGCTAAGGAGCATTGATATTCATTCTAGGGACAACCGTGAAGGTCAAGGAATGCTCAGTGGAAACCGACGCATTCTTGAGGAGGTTAACAAGAATAAAGTTAGATCTGAGAAGATACAACAAGCACAAAAGGATCAGACAAAGGACTCGTTCCAATCAAACAAGAGACGTGTAAGACGAGGATCAGATCCTATCCACAACAAATCCCAGCCACTTTCTTGA